The following are encoded in a window of Podospora pseudoanserina strain CBS 124.78 chromosome 6, whole genome shotgun sequence genomic DNA:
- the TBF1 gene encoding TTAGGG repeat binding factor (COG:K; EggNog:ENOG503NXYW), whose translation MADTMLAGLEADLFAAFNNSSNDDVPMPDADSPIKADPEQPPSQQAPDVAPEKTAAPTAPAPPPPPPPPTSQHGEATTTTTPTPTPTVPAAPTTPATPATPLISTAAAVSSLPPPSTPAPVPSPAPNLLAATPTTALDAQSPSVQIEQLLASAQAQTDALVHQSPSQALLPQPTMSQPPADSQTPIDPSPGVPVTAQMPSEAKRPRSPDLDDDDSLAKRLKMEFAQHEAQLGHPEQAGHGEMNGHDMAPVDLETMLNNALADYDVNVVRTTNPIPATPEVEKTRNKIANFTRHSFYHMRSMSLLNMGSFAVQILIRLSQNTKADTDALLAHTESEFYKAYGMLWNVFESTRKMYSDSHLLSVDELEITDSEDRETIRMSNLASVAGMVFGSGDVTLKDVHDSFFSVFIPEDGEYKDSLTELLVSLKTRLFLDALNHQPPQPALGVLDTLFPARFDEVLKNRSGDLALNPDEERLVGQVRERRELLVQSAADESIKRSLAEQSSPERISELLSLFLQGHLAVIVDYARSYGINIPTQEEEPVLATNMEIEEQHDSLAETLRLATAQLPMAGETKELDGEDLSGQHDDETLKKLIEQELAKDSSLSHDLSGLIKDSSAGQHDMNSSTTELANLIAASLPKIPEEPPHGLPTTSTMIYSGTVGTANLGHAPAHPHYIAQMNQQHQGQYQTYTQSPAPAAPAAPAATNENGLPPNQSLPTAALYEKARQAAVAKSSNTSRREGLHSTRRPWSPEEEKALMAGLDMVKGPHWSQILGLFGPHGTISTILRDRTQVQLKDKARNLKLFFLKTNSEMPYYLQHVTGELKTRAPTQAARKEAEEKARQNSQEEQARLQTMMALSNMQHNNQSVMPGPHSSVQAPRASPTTPGVSGPMNGNTTTATSGGLPPVPISPMVKSEPQEHHGLPKVTSFPSIAPAPAPSTSMQPPSKPQYHHLQPQPSSPHHQAQQHQAHQPHQPQQNQAQQQQQQQNRQSPQQQNQGQQHAQQHVQQPVQQPVQQQGQQQGHRQTQSQLHQAQQQLQAQQYQAPQHQAQQQPPAPQRQQTMSHQSAAQHQHAPQAQQSQHQQAQHQQAQQLQQAQQLQQVPHHQGQQVQQHQQVQHSRPAQQQQQQAQQLQQVQQNQQAQRQHSHQQHVQQAHPQQLQQHQQQQQQQHQAQAPQPPQSQQQTHHQHRQAQQQVQQQAQPQAQPHRHIPSPTTSQPSPAPPRPAQPAQTAYQPQPQASTAQPSPAQASPPAVPGLPIPPNHHSTPDHQDQELLESLQAALAVQPN comes from the exons ATGGCCGACACGATGCTCGCCGGTCTCGAGGCCGATCTCTTTGCtgccttcaacaacagcagcaacgacGATGTTCCGATGCCAGACGCCGATAGTCCAATCAAGGCCGATCCTGAacaacctccatctcaacaagCGCCAGATGTTGCTCCTGAGAAAACTGCGGCTCCgactgctcctgctcctcctccgccgccaccaccgcccacgtCGCAACATGGGGaagccacaaccacaaccacacccacacccacacccacagtGCCAGCAGcgccaacaacgccggcaACTCCTGCCACTCCGTTAATATCTACAGCCGCAGCAGTTTcctctctcccaccaccatcgactCCCGCCCCTGTTCCGAGCCCCGCGCCGAACCTGCTTGCTGCGACCCCAACCACAGCGCTCGATGCGCAGTCGCCTTCAGTCCAGATAGAGCAGCTCTTAGCATCTGCCCAAGCCCAGACGGATGCCCTCGTGCATCAGTCTCCATCTCAAGCGCTATTACCGCAACCGACGATGTCTCAACCCCCGGCAGACTCTCAAACACCAATTGACCCTTCACCGGGAGTCCCCGTTACTGCCCAGATGCCGAGTGAAGCCAAACGACCCAGGAGCCCTGAcctggatgatgatgatagcCTGGCAAAACGGTTGAAGATGGAGTTTGCCCAACATGAGGCGCAACTCGGACACCCAGAGCAAGCGGGACATGGTGAGATGAATGGGCATGACATGGCGCCTGTCGACCTGGAAACGATGCTGAATAATGCACTGGCTGATTACGATGTGAACGTGGTGCGGACCACCAACCCAATACCTGCCACGCCCGAGGTTGAGAAAACACGAAACAAAATCGCAAACTTTACGCGTCACTCCTTTTACCATATGCGGTCCATGAGCCTCCTGAACATGGGCAGTTTTGCTGTTCAGATCCTCATCAGACTGTCGCAGAATACCAAAGCTGACACTGATGCACTTCTTGCCCATACCGAATCCGAGTTTTACAAGGCCTATGGTATGCTCTGGAATGTGTTTGAAAGCACACGAAAGATGTACTCAGACTCTCACCTCCTTTCGGTCGACGAGTTGGAAATCACAGACTCGGAAGATAGGGAGACGATCCGCATGTCAAACTTGGCTTCGGTGGCAGGCATGGTGTTTGGCTCAGGCGATGTGACACTGAAAGATGTACACGATTCTTTTTTCAGCGTCTTCATCCCCGAAGACGGCGAATACAAGGACTCTTTGACCGAATTGCTAGTTAGCTTGAAGACGCGGCTCTTCTTGGATGCGCTTAATCACCAACCACCGCAGCCGGCGCTGGGCGTGTTGGACACTTTGTTTCCTGCTCGGTTCGATGAGGTTTTGAAGAATCGCAGTGGAGATCTGGCATTGAATCCGGATGAGGAGCGGCTGGTTGGTCAGGTTCGCGAAAGAAGGGAATTGCTGGTCCAATCGGCCGCTGATGAATCTATCAAGA GGTCGTTGGCGGAGCAATCGTCACCCGAGAGAATCTCCGAGTTGCTGAGCTTGTTTTTGCAAGGCCACCTGGCTGTTATAGTTGACTACGCCAGGAGCTACGGCATCAACATACCCACacaagaagaggagccaGTTCTGGCCACGAATATGGAAATCGAGGAGCAGCACGACAGCCTTGCTGAAACGCTGAGGCTTGCAACAGCGCAACTTCCGATGGCTGGGGAAACCAAAGAACTCGACGGCGAAGATCTGTCAGGTCAACATGATGACGAAACATTGAAAAAGCTCATCGAGCAGGAGTTGGCCAAGGATTCGTCCTTGTCGCATGACCTGAGCGGGCTGATTAAGGACTCTTCCGCTGGACAGCATGACATGAATAGCTCGACTACCGAATTGGCGAATCTAATCGCAGCCAGCCTTCCGAAAATCCCAGAAGAGCCGCCGCATGggctccccaccacctcgacTATGATATACTCGGGGACTGTCGGGACCGCAAATCTCGGACACGCCCCGGCCCATCCTCACTACATTGCGCAAATgaatcaacaacaccagggcCAATATCAGACGTACACACAGAGCCCCGCGCCAGCAGCCCCGGCTGCTCCAGCTGCCACGAACGAGAATGGCCTTCCACCAAATCAGTCTTTACCCACTGCGGCTCTGTACGAAAAGGCTCGGCAGGCTGCTGTTGCAAAGTCATCTAATACGTCGAGGCGCGAAGGCCTGCATTCGACTCGGAGGCCTTGGAGTcctgaagaggagaaggctctCATGGCTGGTTTGGACATGGTGAAGGGTCCCCATTGGAGTCAAATTCTCGGTCTTTTTGGACCGCACGGAACCATTTCAACCATCCTGAGGGATCGCACTCAGGTCCAGCTGAAGGATAAGGCAAGGAATCTGAAGCTATTTTTCCTCAAGACGAACTCGGAAATGCCGTACTATCTGCAACACGTCACAGGAGAGCTCAAGACTCGGGCTCCGACCCAGGCAGCAAGaaaggaagccgaggagaaggcgcggCAGAAtagccaagaagaacaggcCAGGCTGCAGACAATGATGGCGCTGTCGAATATgcaacacaacaaccagtCCGTGATGCCCGGCCCACATTCAAGTGTGCAAGCTCCGCGGGCAAGCCCAACCACCCCGGGCGTGAGCGGGCCTATGAATGGCAATACGACTACGGCAACATCGGGCGGTTTGCCTCCGGTGCCCATCTCACCAATGGTCAAGTCGGAGCCTCAGGAACACCACGGCCTACCAAAGGTTACATCGTTTCCGTCCATAGCCCCGGCGCCGGCTCCGAGCACGTCGATGCAGCCTCCAAGTAAGCCGCAGTATCATCACTTGCAGCCACAGCCGTCTTCTCCGCATCACCAGGCCCAACAGCACCAGGCTCATCAGCCTCACCAGCCTCAGCAGAAccaagcccagcagcaacagcagcaacagaacAGACAAAGTCCGCAACAGCAGAACCAGGGTCAGCAACACGCTCAGCAACATGTTCAGCAGCCTGTTCAACAACCTGTTCAGCAGCAAGGCCAGCAACAAGGCCACCGTCAGACTCAGTCGCAGCTGCAtcaagcacagcagcagctccagGCCCAGCAATATCAGGCTCCGCAGCATcaagctcagcagcagccgccagCTCCGCAACGGCAACAAACGATGTCACACCAGTCTGCTGCGCAACACCAGCACGCTCCGCAAGCCCAACAgtctcagcatcagcagGCTCAGCATCAGCAGGCCCAGCAACTTCAGCAGGCCCAGCAACTTCAGCAGGTCCCTCATCATCAGGGTCAGCAGgtacaacaacaccaacaggtCCAACACAGTCGGCctgcacagcaacagcaacaacaggctCAGCAGCTTCAACAAGTCCAGCAAAACCAGCAAGCTCAGCGACAACATTCTCATCAGCAGCATGTTCAGCAAGCGCATCCTCAACAATtacagcagcatcaacaacagcaacaacaacagcatcaggCTCAGGCGCCCCAGCCACCGCAATCACAGCAGCAAAcgcaccatcaacaccggcAGGCCCAGCAACAAGTCCAGCAGCAGGCTCAGCCTCAGGCACAACCACACCGTCACATcccctcgccaacaacatcGCAGCCGtcgccggcaccaccacgaccGGCTCAGCCGGCTCAAACGGCATaccagccccagccccaggCCTCGACAGCCCAGCCGTCACCAGCACAGGCCTCGCCGCCGGCAGTTCCCGGGTTGCCAATACCTCCTAATCATCATTCCACCCCTGATCACCAAGATCAGGAGTTGTTGGAGTCGCTGCAGGCTGCTCTGGCTGTTCAGCCTAACTAG